A window of Paenibacillus sp. 19GGS1-52 contains these coding sequences:
- a CDS encoding Mrp/NBP35 family ATP-binding protein, with product MLTREQIQNLLQSITDPESGKSLVELQLIRDIMIKEDRISLSIVCLDTDEQLRMDLEQRVRELLDKGGAGNVHIRLRDATAHERSLIRGEGADVEQQAEQGTSLKGHAAGLEGIDLINGSSGVNFIAVASGKGGVGKSTVTVNLAVALARKGKKVGLIDADIYGFSIPDMMGIEEGPIVEEGTIIPVERFGVKVMSMGFFIRENSPVIWRGPMLGKMLRQFFSDVGWGELDYMLLDLPPGTGDVALDLHQMLPHSKEIIVTTPHATAAFVAARAGSMALQTDHEIIGVIENMAYYECSACGKKDYIFGRGGGARLAETLHTELLAQIPLGAPDNHISEVDFSPSVYKAETPTALLFAEIADKLITKYEQH from the coding sequence ATGCTGACCAGGGAACAAATTCAGAACTTATTGCAGTCGATCACAGACCCGGAATCGGGAAAAAGCCTAGTTGAGTTACAGCTGATTCGCGATATTATGATTAAAGAAGATCGTATATCATTGTCTATAGTTTGTCTTGATACGGATGAGCAGCTTCGTATGGATTTGGAGCAACGAGTGCGTGAGCTTCTGGATAAAGGTGGAGCCGGAAATGTACATATTCGGTTGCGCGATGCAACGGCGCATGAGCGCTCTCTTATACGCGGAGAGGGCGCTGATGTTGAGCAGCAAGCTGAACAAGGGACGAGCCTTAAAGGACACGCAGCGGGCCTTGAGGGCATTGATTTGATCAATGGGAGCTCTGGCGTCAACTTCATCGCTGTGGCCAGCGGTAAGGGTGGAGTTGGGAAGTCGACGGTCACCGTTAATCTGGCGGTGGCTCTTGCCAGAAAGGGTAAAAAGGTTGGACTGATCGATGCTGATATTTATGGTTTCAGCATACCCGATATGATGGGGATCGAAGAAGGACCGATTGTTGAAGAAGGAACGATAATCCCTGTAGAACGTTTCGGGGTGAAGGTCATGTCTATGGGTTTCTTTATCCGTGAAAATAGTCCTGTCATCTGGCGTGGTCCGATGCTCGGTAAAATGCTGCGACAATTTTTCAGTGATGTAGGCTGGGGAGAACTTGACTATATGCTGTTGGACTTACCACCTGGTACAGGTGACGTGGCTCTAGATTTGCATCAGATGTTGCCGCACAGCAAAGAAATCATCGTCACGACTCCTCATGCTACCGCGGCTTTTGTGGCAGCCAGGGCTGGTTCTATGGCTTTGCAGACAGATCATGAGATTATAGGGGTCATTGAGAACATGGCCTATTACGAATGTTCTGCATGCGGTAAAAAGGACTATATATTTGGCCGCGGAGGCGGAGCAAGATTGGCGGAGACGCTTCATACGGAATTGTTAGCTCAGATTCCCCTTGGAGCACCAGATAATCACATATCCGAAGTGGATTTTTCACCTTCAGTATACAAAGCGGAAACACCAACAGCACTTTTGTTTGCTGAAATCGCTGATAAGCTGATTACTAAATACGAGCAGCACTAA
- the gerD gene encoding spore germination lipoprotein GerD, whose protein sequence is MKWRVLRSGGFALGFVLALTACGGEQSSSSSGQGGYKEMKTMVVDILKSEEGKKAVEEALSTPSSEGGASSSGISMKMMPLQTTEQIKVAVKDTLTAPEYQKEIEKIMTDPKFAGDFAKAINSQSKELHLQLIKDPSYQKSVEEIMKSPEMMKMFLDLTKSSDYRKQTMTVMQEAMQNPLFRMEVLDLLKTVVQEELQPKVQKTGGKNQGSGGDSQKQEGGGGGDNSGS, encoded by the coding sequence ATGAAATGGAGGGTTTTGAGGTCAGGCGGATTTGCATTAGGCTTCGTTTTAGCCTTAACGGCCTGCGGAGGCGAACAGAGCAGTTCCTCTTCCGGGCAAGGGGGATATAAAGAAATGAAGACCATGGTTGTAGATATATTGAAAAGCGAAGAGGGAAAAAAAGCTGTAGAAGAGGCATTATCAACTCCCAGCTCTGAAGGTGGCGCTAGCAGCAGTGGTATTAGTATGAAAATGATGCCGCTCCAGACCACTGAACAAATAAAAGTGGCGGTCAAGGATACGCTCACCGCTCCAGAATATCAGAAAGAAATCGAAAAGATAATGACGGACCCCAAATTTGCAGGAGACTTCGCTAAAGCGATCAATTCGCAAAGCAAGGAGCTACACCTTCAATTAATTAAAGATCCTTCATATCAAAAATCGGTTGAAGAAATTATGAAGTCACCTGAAATGATGAAAATGTTCCTGGATCTTACTAAATCATCAGACTATCGCAAACAGACAATGACCGTTATGCAAGAAGCCATGCAAAATCCCTTATTCCGTATGGAGGTATTGGACTTGCTTAAAACGGTTGTACAGGAGGAACTACAGCCCAAAGTTCAGAAGACAGGGGGAAAGAATCAGGGTAGCGGCGGAGATAGCCAGAAACAAGAAGGCGGTGGCGGCGGAGACAACTCCGGTTCCTAA
- a CDS encoding KinB-signaling pathway activation protein translates to MSIRKWFYLFWTTLLIGAGGAVIAGLALQTVNGRIDFKSVADFWLYPLILFGYGILVSVYAQLGFFAYLILNYMGIGVFPRKIWQYIQLVLAVLALLELIFLRTFVGGDRNVISDLILGIFILLTALMVTYFKVKSTNASAWIPTFFFMSAISIVEIIGVLRIGVDSATVFIVVPLVACNAFQILMLHRVLKPSTG, encoded by the coding sequence CTGAGTATAAGAAAATGGTTTTATTTATTTTGGACCACGCTTTTGATTGGCGCAGGAGGTGCGGTTATTGCCGGGCTTGCTTTGCAAACGGTGAATGGGCGAATCGATTTTAAAAGCGTTGCTGATTTCTGGCTATATCCACTTATTTTATTTGGTTACGGTATACTTGTAAGCGTCTATGCCCAGCTTGGATTCTTCGCATATCTGATTCTGAATTATATGGGGATTGGAGTGTTTCCGCGGAAGATTTGGCAGTACATTCAACTGGTGCTCGCCGTGCTCGCTCTGCTTGAATTAATTTTTTTGCGTACGTTTGTGGGTGGAGACAGAAATGTCATTTCCGATCTAATCTTGGGGATATTCATCTTGCTTACCGCCCTAATGGTGACTTATTTTAAAGTGAAAAGTACTAATGCATCTGCTTGGATTCCAACCTTTTTCTTTATGTCGGCAATTTCAATTGTCGAGATCATCGGCGTGCTTCGTATTGGCGTTGATAGTGCTACCGTATTTATTGTTGTTCCACTCGTTGCTTGCAATGCATTCCAAATTTTGATGCTGCACCGTGTTTTGAAACCGTCCACCGGTTGA
- a CDS encoding PPK2 family polyphosphate kinase: MNIKRYMIKDTNETELKHLDPDEKGEFKSKEEANAKMEKLKERLIELQDILFAQKKHSLLVILQGMDSSGKDGTVKHIFSGINPQGFMVTSFKKPSLEEEAHEFLWRVHQKTPPKGYIAAFNRSHYEDVLVPRVHGGLKKDDMKRRFRYIRQFEEMMVEEGTTIIKLFLHISKDKQLKKIQERLEDPKKHWKFDASDLQEREYWDEYQEAYEDIFKETSIEKAPWYWIPANHQWYRNYLALAIVVKTLEGLDLSYPKLDTPTPEISELISPRH, from the coding sequence ATGAACATCAAGCGTTATATGATAAAAGACACAAATGAAACTGAACTTAAGCATCTGGATCCGGATGAAAAAGGTGAATTTAAATCCAAAGAAGAAGCCAATGCAAAAATGGAGAAGCTTAAGGAACGGCTTATCGAGCTACAGGATATATTATTTGCCCAGAAAAAGCACTCACTGCTTGTTATCCTTCAAGGAATGGACTCAAGTGGTAAAGATGGGACAGTTAAACATATTTTCTCAGGTATTAATCCACAAGGGTTCATGGTCACCAGCTTCAAGAAACCTTCTTTAGAGGAGGAAGCTCACGAATTTTTGTGGAGAGTTCACCAGAAGACACCGCCTAAGGGCTATATCGCCGCCTTTAACCGTTCCCACTATGAAGATGTATTGGTACCACGCGTCCATGGTGGCCTGAAAAAGGACGATATGAAGCGCCGCTTTCGTTACATCCGCCAGTTTGAGGAAATGATGGTGGAAGAGGGCACCACGATCATTAAGCTCTTCTTGCATATCTCTAAGGATAAGCAACTCAAGAAAATTCAGGAGCGACTGGAAGATCCTAAGAAGCACTGGAAATTCGATGCTAGTGATCTTCAGGAGCGGGAATACTGGGATGAATATCAAGAAGCCTATGAAGATATTTTTAAAGAAACCAGCATTGAAAAAGCGCCTTGGTACTGGATCCCAGCCAATCATCAGTGGTACCGCAACTATTTGGCCCTGGCCATTGTTGTAAAGACATTGGAGGGTCTAGATCTGAGTTATCCGAAGCTGGATACCCCCACACCCGAAATTTCGGAGCTCATTTCTCCACGTCATTAA
- the pdaB gene encoding polysaccharide deacetylase family sporulation protein PdaB has translation MNSFYVFSGKKIKRFIYIFAAALLAAGVVYVERGNITVFSEAAPSAIYSVPTEKKLIALTFDISWGEKRPEPILKVLEDKKVDKATFFLSSPWSKTHPEIVTSIKNAGFEIGSHGHKHVNYSTLSNEEIRTQITTAHSVLTELTGKEPNLIRMPNGDFDKRVLQIANDLGYKVIQWDTDSLDWKNIGVDNIVKRVTTKAHPGDIVLLHASDSCKQTHEALPLIIDELRKQGYEFVTVSELLSQSSADGKEVRDSAWLNDSLEDAAGL, from the coding sequence ATGAATTCTTTTTATGTATTCAGTGGCAAAAAAATAAAACGGTTCATCTACATCTTTGCCGCTGCGCTTCTGGCCGCTGGAGTTGTCTATGTCGAGAGGGGTAACATTACCGTATTTTCTGAAGCCGCCCCTTCTGCGATTTACAGTGTGCCGACGGAGAAGAAGCTTATTGCCCTGACATTCGATATTAGCTGGGGAGAGAAACGGCCGGAACCGATTTTAAAGGTACTTGAAGACAAAAAAGTGGATAAAGCCACCTTCTTTCTGTCTTCACCATGGAGCAAAACCCATCCAGAGATAGTGACAAGCATTAAAAATGCAGGTTTTGAAATCGGTAGCCATGGTCATAAGCATGTTAATTACAGCACACTCAGCAATGAGGAAATCCGTACACAGATTACAACTGCACACTCCGTATTAACTGAATTAACCGGGAAAGAGCCAAATTTAATTCGTATGCCTAATGGCGATTTTGACAAAAGGGTACTCCAAATTGCCAACGACCTTGGGTATAAGGTTATTCAGTGGGATACGGATTCCTTGGACTGGAAAAATATTGGGGTAGATAATATTGTGAAACGGGTTACGACCAAAGCTCACCCAGGAGATATTGTCCTTCTGCACGCCAGCGACTCCTGTAAACAGACTCACGAGGCCCTTCCACTCATCATTGATGAGCTTCGCAAGCAGGGTTATGAATTTGTAACGGTCTCCGAATTGCTCAGCCAAAGCAGTGCCGACGGTAAGGAAGTCCGCGATTCTGCATGGCTGAACGATAGCTTAGAGGATGCGGCCGGATTGTAA
- a CDS encoding stage II sporulation protein M: MLSFFTFIKDLTTIRKALLLSLILFAGGVVIGWIGTDSLEKLLVQQLRGLSEISGNLRESSHPQWSFFVFIFMNNSIKGVLILFLGALFGILPAIFLLINGAVIGYLVHYSALQGQDLFALIVKGLLPHGIIEIPAIIIASAFGLQFGGKVASSLFSSAARKKERGTDWSLFMRQTLTASIWIVLLLFIAAIIESTITFSLLS; encoded by the coding sequence ATGTTATCGTTCTTCACTTTTATTAAGGATCTAACAACAATTCGCAAGGCGTTACTACTTTCACTTATTCTGTTTGCAGGGGGTGTGGTCATAGGTTGGATAGGAACTGATTCTCTGGAAAAATTGCTTGTGCAGCAGCTTCGGGGATTAAGTGAAATAAGCGGTAACCTTAGAGAGTCCTCCCATCCGCAATGGAGCTTCTTTGTGTTTATATTTATGAACAATAGTATCAAAGGCGTGCTCATTCTCTTTTTAGGGGCGTTGTTTGGGATACTGCCTGCTATATTTTTATTGATAAATGGAGCGGTTATCGGATACTTGGTCCATTACTCAGCATTGCAGGGACAAGATTTGTTTGCTTTGATAGTTAAAGGGCTGTTGCCACATGGAATTATTGAGATACCAGCTATCATCATCGCTAGTGCCTTCGGACTACAGTTCGGCGGTAAAGTTGCTTCAAGCCTATTTAGCTCGGCAGCACGAAAGAAGGAACGGGGAACAGACTGGTCGCTCTTTATGCGTCAGACTCTCACTGCATCCATATGGATTGTTCTCTTGCTATTTATTGCTGCCATTATAGAAAGCACAATTACATTTTCCCTTTTATCATAA